From the genome of Pukyongia salina, one region includes:
- a CDS encoding Gfo/Idh/MocA family protein, translated as MLKAGVLGAGHLGKIHLKLLNQSSRYELIGFYDADTKASAAIRKEFGYKSFPSMEALIEACDVVDVVTPTVSHFDCAQKVITAGKHLFIEKPITQTVEEAHKLLTLANKHGVKGQVGHVERFNPAFKAVKHMIDNPMFVESHRLAEFNPRGTDVSVVLDLMIHDIDAILSVVDSEVKNVYSSGVSVISETPDIANARIEFENGCVANLTASRISMKKMRKARFFQRDAYISVDFLDKACEVVKMKDAPRRPDDFAMILTNAEGIKKQIYFDNPHIQSNNAILDELETFADAIENDTTPVVSLEQGTNALRVAMQIIDNFKKL; from the coding sequence ATGCTAAAAGCTGGCGTACTGGGTGCCGGACACCTGGGAAAAATTCACCTGAAACTTCTTAACCAATCATCCCGTTACGAATTGATAGGTTTTTACGACGCAGACACAAAAGCCTCTGCTGCAATACGGAAAGAATTTGGATATAAAAGTTTCCCGTCCATGGAGGCCCTAATCGAGGCTTGCGATGTTGTGGATGTGGTTACTCCAACGGTTTCGCATTTCGACTGTGCTCAAAAGGTGATTACCGCAGGGAAGCATTTGTTTATTGAAAAACCCATCACCCAAACTGTGGAAGAAGCACATAAGTTGCTTACTTTGGCCAATAAACATGGCGTAAAAGGACAGGTAGGTCATGTAGAGCGATTCAATCCGGCTTTTAAAGCTGTAAAGCATATGATAGACAACCCTATGTTTGTAGAATCCCATCGCCTTGCTGAATTCAATCCGAGAGGCACAGATGTGTCTGTGGTGTTAGACCTGATGATCCATGATATTGATGCCATCTTAAGTGTGGTTGATTCGGAAGTTAAGAATGTATATTCCAGTGGGGTCTCTGTTATTTCTGAAACACCCGATATCGCCAATGCACGCATCGAATTCGAGAACGGATGTGTGGCTAATCTTACCGCAAGTAGGATCTCGATGAAAAAAATGAGAAAGGCGCGGTTTTTCCAGCGTGACGCATATATTTCGGTAGATTTCCTGGACAAGGCATGTGAAGTAGTGAAGATGAAAGATGCACCAAGGAGACCGGACGATTTTGCCATGATCCTCACGAATGCGGAAGGAATAAAAAAACAGATCTATTTTGATAATCCGCATATCCAATCTAATAACGCGATCCTCGACGAACTTGAAACCTTCGCAGATGCGATCGAAAATGATACTACACCCGTTGTTAGTCTGGAACAAGGAACCAACGCCTTGCGAGTAGCTATGCAGATCATAGATAATTTTAAAAAACTATAA
- a CDS encoding protein-L-isoaspartate(D-aspartate) O-methyltransferase, which translates to MKDDFKHKGMRKKLVDTLIRKGIRDKAVLEAINTVPRHLFMDSGFVSHAYVDKAFPIAADQTISQPYTVARQTELLEVKRGNKILEIGTGSGYQTAVLLEMGAVVYSIERQNELFKKSRLFLSKLGYRPKKLIFGDGYVGYKEEAPYDRIIVTAGAPFVPKDLLAQLGVGGKLVIPVGTDVQVMTVFTRKGPKEFEKKEYGEYRFVPLLEDKN; encoded by the coding sequence ATGAAAGACGACTTCAAGCATAAGGGAATGCGTAAAAAACTGGTTGATACTTTGATCCGAAAAGGGATTAGGGATAAAGCGGTTTTAGAGGCTATTAATACGGTCCCCAGGCATTTGTTCATGGATTCGGGATTTGTAAGCCATGCTTATGTTGATAAAGCGTTTCCCATTGCCGCAGATCAAACAATTTCACAACCCTACACAGTTGCGAGACAAACCGAGTTGCTTGAGGTAAAGCGCGGGAATAAAATTCTGGAAATTGGTACAGGAAGCGGGTATCAAACAGCAGTGTTACTAGAAATGGGAGCCGTAGTTTATAGCATAGAACGACAGAACGAATTATTTAAAAAATCCAGATTATTTTTAAGCAAATTAGGCTACCGGCCCAAGAAACTTATATTCGGGGATGGCTATGTGGGATATAAGGAAGAGGCTCCCTACGATAGGATCATAGTGACGGCTGGCGCACCTTTTGTCCCGAAGGACTTATTGGCTCAATTGGGGGTAGGTGGCAAACTGGTGATTCCCGTTGGAACCGATGTGCAGGTGATGACTGTTTTTACACGGAAGGGACCAAAAGAATTTGAAAAGAAAGAATACGGCGAATATAGATTTGTTCCGCTTCTAGAAGATAAAAATTAG